The following proteins come from a genomic window of Synechococcus sp. BIOS-E4-1:
- a CDS encoding DUF721 domain-containing protein: MGRAPKSQRRRFGKGEVLMPPEPEPVQPISGCLETLKRTWRQEGSLAALWQDWPKLAGDPLSSHCQPLALRSGTLIVGARHPQWRQALLYSKPQLLASIRAAGHPVRDLRIQQHHPTPREVIGDPLEEWKRHPSRIDVHGIAACPRCGTPSPMGEMAQWGHCSFCRRIQLSELSRPDDRDQ, translated from the coding sequence ATGGGTCGGGCCCCGAAATCGCAGCGGCGCCGCTTCGGGAAGGGAGAAGTGCTGATGCCCCCTGAACCAGAACCCGTTCAGCCGATTAGCGGATGTCTTGAGACTCTTAAACGAACTTGGAGACAGGAGGGTTCACTGGCTGCGCTCTGGCAGGACTGGCCGAAACTGGCCGGCGATCCCCTCTCCAGCCATTGCCAACCACTGGCGCTGCGGAGTGGAACGCTGATCGTGGGGGCCAGGCATCCCCAGTGGCGCCAGGCCTTGCTTTACAGCAAGCCTCAGCTGCTCGCATCCATTCGTGCAGCAGGCCATCCCGTGCGTGATCTGCGGATTCAACAACACCATCCAACACCGCGTGAGGTGATCGGAGACCCCCTCGAGGAATGGAAACGACACCCAAGTCGCATTGACGTGCATGGCATCGCGGCATGTCCCCGTTGTGGAACCCCCTCTCCCATGGGCGAAATGGCGCAATGGGGGCATTGCAGCTTCTGCCGCCGCATCCAACTGAGCGAGTTGTCGAGGCCGGATGATCGCGATCAGTAA
- a CDS encoding PspA/IM30 family protein translates to MGFFDRLSRLLRANVNDLVSKAEDPVKILDQSVADMQEDLVKLRQAVAMAIASQKRLRNQADQAESQARTWYERAELALKKNEEDLAREALTRRKTFQETSASLAKQVQGQDAQVETLKKSLVALEGKIAEARTKKDMLKARAQAAKAQQQLQSAVGNMGSNSAMAAFERMEDKVQAMEASSQAAAELAGADLESQFAALEGGDDVDDELAALRQQLAGGPEAVALPAADQGKADAVQPVNVAEVDNDLEELRRSIDKI, encoded by the coding sequence ATGGGTTTCTTCGACCGGCTCAGCCGACTGCTGCGCGCCAATGTCAACGATCTCGTGAGCAAGGCCGAGGATCCCGTCAAGATTCTCGACCAGTCCGTGGCTGACATGCAGGAGGATCTGGTGAAGCTGCGCCAGGCTGTTGCCATGGCGATCGCCAGCCAGAAGCGCCTTCGCAATCAGGCTGATCAAGCGGAATCCCAGGCACGTACTTGGTACGAGCGGGCAGAGCTCGCTCTCAAAAAGAACGAAGAGGATCTGGCCCGAGAGGCACTCACCCGGCGTAAGACATTCCAGGAGACCTCGGCCTCTCTGGCCAAGCAGGTGCAGGGGCAGGACGCCCAGGTGGAAACCCTCAAGAAAAGTCTTGTGGCCCTCGAAGGCAAGATCGCCGAGGCGCGCACCAAGAAGGACATGCTCAAGGCCAGGGCCCAGGCGGCCAAGGCTCAGCAGCAGCTCCAGAGTGCAGTGGGAAATATGGGCAGCAATTCCGCCATGGCCGCCTTTGAGCGGATGGAGGACAAGGTCCAGGCGATGGAAGCCAGCAGTCAGGCAGCAGCTGAACTGGCAGGGGCCGATCTGGAGAGCCAGTTCGCAGCCCTTGAGGGTGGTGATGATGTGGATGATGAACTCGCTGCCCTTCGCCAGCAACTGGCCGGTGGCCCTGAAGCCGTTGCACTGCCAGCGGCTGATCAGGGCAAGGCTGATGCTGTCCAGCCTGTCAACGTTGCGGAAGTCGACAACGACCTCGAAGAGCTCCGCCGCTCCATCGACAAGATCTGA
- a CDS encoding aminotransferase class I/II-fold pyridoxal phosphate-dependent enzyme, giving the protein MITSDRLARLGSGVFDRNDRRKSAYVDSERQKHQALIDLSLGSTDLAPPDAAVEAMAEVLQHPSSASYCLHAGTQSFRSAAAAWCQQRFGVQVDAQTEVLLLVGSQEGTAHLPLAVLDPGDSALILDPSYPSHRGGLELADADIHTLPLTAERDWAPDFDALSTDQWQQLALMVLGFPHNPTARTGEQAWLDEAMNRSVQHDLVLAHDNPYVDLALEGDAPSLLRCPHWRERGIEFFSLSKGWCLGGFRLAFAVGAAPLIKALRQLKGVVDFNQCQALQRGAEVALDQHADWPSRLLPVYRQRRDRMRQALADLGWTVPVPSMALYLWMPIPEWACARGWSDEQLAAELLAHCGVALTPGSGFGDAGRGWLRLALVRPVEDLEQAVIRLHPWWEKHH; this is encoded by the coding sequence ATGATCACCTCTGATCGCCTTGCAAGGCTCGGCAGCGGTGTCTTCGATCGCAATGACCGGCGCAAATCGGCATACGTCGACAGCGAACGGCAGAAGCATCAGGCTCTGATCGACCTGTCTCTCGGCTCCACTGATCTGGCGCCACCAGACGCTGCCGTGGAAGCCATGGCCGAGGTGCTTCAGCATCCCTCCAGCGCCTCGTACTGCCTTCATGCAGGGACGCAATCGTTCAGGAGTGCTGCTGCCGCATGGTGTCAGCAGCGCTTCGGTGTTCAAGTGGACGCCCAGACCGAAGTGCTCCTGCTGGTTGGATCGCAGGAAGGTACGGCGCATCTGCCTCTTGCGGTTCTTGATCCCGGCGATTCGGCGCTGATTCTTGACCCTTCCTACCCCTCTCACCGGGGTGGACTGGAACTGGCGGATGCCGACATTCACACCCTTCCACTCACCGCTGAGCGGGACTGGGCTCCGGACTTCGACGCGCTCTCCACAGACCAATGGCAGCAGTTGGCTCTGATGGTTCTCGGTTTTCCTCATAACCCCACCGCCCGCACCGGGGAGCAGGCCTGGCTTGACGAGGCCATGAACCGTTCCGTTCAGCACGATCTGGTGCTGGCCCACGACAACCCTTATGTGGATCTGGCGCTGGAGGGCGATGCCCCGTCACTGCTGCGCTGCCCCCACTGGCGTGAGCGGGGAATCGAATTCTTCTCTTTGTCCAAGGGATGGTGTCTCGGAGGATTCCGGCTGGCGTTTGCGGTGGGGGCTGCTCCGTTGATCAAAGCCTTGCGCCAGCTGAAAGGCGTCGTTGATTTCAATCAGTGTCAGGCGCTGCAGCGGGGCGCGGAGGTGGCGCTGGATCAACATGCCGACTGGCCATCACGTCTCCTGCCCGTTTATCGCCAGCGCCGCGACCGCATGCGACAGGCCTTGGCTGATCTTGGCTGGACTGTGCCGGTTCCATCCATGGCCCTCTACCTCTGGATGCCTATTCCGGAATGGGCATGTGCAAGGGGGTGGAGCGACGAACAGCTTGCGGCTGAGTTGTTGGCCCACTGCGGCGTGGCGCTGACTCCGGGCTCCGGTTTTGGTGACGCGGGTCGTGGCTGGTTGCGGCTGGCTCTTGTCCGTCCGGTCGAGGATCTGGAGCAGGCTGTGATTCGCCTGCATCCCTGGTGGGAGAAGCACCATTGA